GCCGGTCGGACAGTTCGCGATACCGCTTCTCGGGATCGAGCCGGTTGGCGACGCGCTTGCGCGCCTGCGCGGCGCCCGGTCCGCCCCACCATTCCGGAATCAGCTCGACGACGATGTAGGCGATCGCGCCGATCAGCGGCACCATCAGGATGATGAAGGCCCACGGCTGCAAGCGCCCGGTGCGCGAGGCGTGGTAGATCAGCGTGATGTCGAGCAGCAATATGACCAATGCAACAGGCATTGCGGATCCCCGCGAACCGGACAGACCATCCCAATCGCCCTCGTCATAACGTGCCCGGCACGCTGCGACAATCCCCGGTTGCCATGCCGGCCGCGCTAGCGTGAAGAGATTGTGAAACGGAGGCGATTATCCCTGCATTGGTCGCAGACCGAACAGTCCGGGTTCACGGTTCCTATTGCGCTTCGCAGCGAGCCTTGCGCTCCTCTTCAGCGCGCTTTTCCTCTTCTGATGTCGCCTGCATTTCGGAGGCGCTACTTCTTGTCGTCGGCGAGCAGCGCGCGGTATTTCGCGACGTCGCGGGCCACGAGTTGCTGCAGCACCTCGGGCGCGAGCTCGTCGGCGTCCGGCGCGACCGTCGACAGATCGGCGAACCGCTTCTTCACCGCGTCGCTTGCGACCGCGGTGCGTGCGGCGGCGTTGAGCCTGGCGATGATCTCGGGCGGGGTGCCCTTCGGCGCGAACAGGCCGTTCCAGCCCTGCGCCTCGAACTCGGGCAGCCCGGCCTCGCTCGAGGTCGGCAGCTCCGGCAGCGAGGCGAGCCGCACCGTCGAGCCGACCACGACCGCCTTCACGAGCTTGTCGTCGATCGCCTGCGACACCGAGGCCGCGGCATCGCAGACGCCGTCGATCTGGCTGCCGATCGCATCGGTCAGCGCCAGCGCGGCGCCGCGATAGCCGACCAGCTGCACGTCGATCCCGGCGGCATGCACGAAGCTCTTGCAGATCAGATAATTCGACGAGCCGACGCCGGCATGGCCGAGATTGACCTTCCCCGGGTTCTTCTTGGCGTAGTCGATGAAGTCCTTGAGGTCCCTGGCCGGAAAATCCTTGCGCAAAGCGACGATGCCGAAGGTTTTCGCCACCACCGCGATCGGCGCGAAGGAGTCCGGCGTGAACGACAGTTTTGGATAGATCGTGTAGGTCGCGGCGTTGGTGCCGGCATTGCCGATCGCGATCGTGTAGCCGTCCGGCTCGGCGCGCGCCGCGCGGGTCAGCGCGGTCGAGCCGCCCGCGCCGCCGACATTCTCGATGATGATGCTCTGGCCGAGCGCCGCGCTCATCTGGTCGGCGACCGCGCGGGCGATCACGTCGGAGGTGCCGCCGGCCGTGAACGGCACGATCATCGTGATCGGACGCTTGGGGAAGTCCTGGGCGTGAGCCGATGTCACAAGCAGCAGAACCGCGGCTGCGGCCGCGGCAAGGTACCGTCCCAGCATGATGGCTATGCCGCCTTCTCGAACTGCTGGACCAGCCCGGCGAACAGGCCGCGGCCATCGGTGCAGCCCATGATCTCT
The window above is part of the Bradyrhizobium sp. PSBB068 genome. Proteins encoded here:
- a CDS encoding tripartite tricarboxylate transporter substrate binding protein BugD, which produces MLGRYLAAAAAAVLLLVTSAHAQDFPKRPITMIVPFTAGGTSDVIARAVADQMSAALGQSIIIENVGGAGGSTALTRAARAEPDGYTIAIGNAGTNAATYTIYPKLSFTPDSFAPIAVVAKTFGIVALRKDFPARDLKDFIDYAKKNPGKVNLGHAGVGSSNYLICKSFVHAAGIDVQLVGYRGAALALTDAIGSQIDGVCDAAASVSQAIDDKLVKAVVVGSTVRLASLPELPTSSEAGLPEFEAQGWNGLFAPKGTPPEIIARLNAAARTAVASDAVKKRFADLSTVAPDADELAPEVLQQLVARDVAKYRALLADDKK